A genome region from Pseudanabaena sp. Chao 1811 includes the following:
- a CDS encoding DevA family ABC transporter ATP-binding protein: MLETPYAPSSSVLAHTEPSIKIRNLNFHYGEGDLFKQVLFDINLDVYPGQIVILTGPSGSGKTTLLTLIGALRTIQDGSLQVLGQELRNLHPKKLVQIRKNIGFIFQAHNLFHSLTARQNVMMSTDLFQHEGGNAVASNKAAEILTALGLGQRIDYKPHELSGGQKQRVAIARALVNRPKLILADEPTAALDKKSGRDVVTLMQKMAKEENITILMVTHDNRILDVADRIVNLVDGNLESDNVVNDTMLSAVNGESRTFML, translated from the coding sequence ATGCTTGAAACTCCTTACGCGCCTTCATCATCAGTTCTTGCTCATACGGAACCATCAATTAAAATCCGCAACTTAAATTTTCACTATGGCGAAGGTGATTTATTTAAGCAGGTTTTGTTTGACATCAATTTAGATGTCTATCCTGGGCAGATTGTAATTTTGACAGGTCCTTCTGGTTCAGGCAAAACAACGCTTTTGACATTGATTGGGGCTTTACGCACAATTCAAGATGGGAGTCTACAAGTTTTAGGACAAGAACTCAGAAATCTCCATCCTAAAAAGTTAGTACAGATTCGCAAAAATATTGGTTTTATCTTTCAAGCCCACAATCTCTTTCACTCATTAACCGCAAGGCAAAATGTGATGATGTCTACGGATTTGTTTCAGCATGAGGGCGGAAATGCAGTAGCTTCCAATAAGGCTGCCGAAATTTTAACAGCGCTGGGGCTAGGACAACGCATTGACTATAAACCCCATGAGCTATCGGGTGGACAAAAGCAACGGGTGGCGATCGCTCGTGCTTTGGTCAATCGTCCAAAGTTAATTCTCGCAGATGAGCCAACGGCAGCACTGGACAAAAAATCTGGGCGTGATGTGGTGACACTGATGCAAAAAATGGCAAAGGAAGAAAATATCACGATTTTGATGGTGACTCATGATAACCGTATCCTTGATGTGGCTGACCGCATTGTGAACTTAGTCGATGGCAATTTGGAATCAGATAATGTGGTCAATGACACGATGCTAAGTGCTGTCAATGGTGAGTCACGTACATTTATGCTGTAA
- the groES gene encoding co-chaperone GroES — protein MATTTLNVTTVKPLADRVFIKVSAKEEKTAGGIFLPETAKEKPQVGEIAAVGPGKLDDKGVRQALEVKVGDKVLYSKYAGTDIKLGSDEYVLLAEKDILAIVS, from the coding sequence ATGGCAACAACCACATTAAACGTAACAACTGTAAAGCCTTTAGCCGATCGCGTGTTTATCAAAGTAAGCGCTAAAGAAGAAAAGACCGCAGGTGGTATTTTCCTACCTGAGACCGCAAAAGAAAAGCCCCAAGTTGGCGAAATTGCAGCAGTAGGTCCTGGCAAACTTGATGACAAAGGTGTTCGCCAAGCCCTCGAAGTTAAAGTTGGAGACAAAGTTCTTTACTCCAAATATGCTGGCACTGACATCAAACTCGGCTCTGATGAGTATGTATTGCTAGCCGAAAAAGATATTTTAGCGATCGTTTCATAG
- a CDS encoding O-antigen ligase family protein codes for MFWKPTEDQKLQLEWKCLQSMAILLPISNVFVPAFTALLAIFVLFRYGWKAIASPISTAYLGLSAWMILTTMIAFDIGTAAGGLANFLPYFLLAATTSYIIRTPSQFIHFLWLLVLSCIFVSGFGILQAIIDRPEWIFPKVIFESYPIPMGFSPDRRIQSFFGHFNETAVYLLTIIPIAFHFALGKVKSISKSQNWIALIALALGICVLILTGSRNAWVLAILEFVAIALYYRQWKLVAGFGFGMLIIAWAVFGQKFGLGGEALRSLLPEGFVNRLASTVDPKLGDYASTADRLNAWQFAISLISQHPIQGWGLRNFPLIAKSMNYDLHGLPHEHNLFLAIAVGSGIPALLGFISIMIWTIWKSLQSKFAPATEGTMVITAISITVCLLSGWLDLVFYEPRISMLLWSLLGAMYGLTGLTTTSKDDGNRI; via the coding sequence ATGTTTTGGAAACCGACTGAAGATCAAAAATTGCAGTTGGAGTGGAAATGCTTACAAAGTATGGCTATTTTGCTGCCTATCAGTAATGTATTTGTGCCAGCTTTTACAGCATTGTTGGCTATCTTCGTTTTATTTCGTTATGGCTGGAAAGCGATCGCCTCGCCAATTAGCACTGCCTATTTAGGTTTGTCGGCATGGATGATCCTGACGACAATGATCGCTTTTGATATCGGCACTGCCGCAGGGGGATTAGCTAATTTTCTGCCTTATTTTCTCTTAGCTGCCACCACTAGCTACATTATTCGTACCCCATCTCAATTCATTCACTTCTTGTGGTTATTAGTCCTTAGTTGCATTTTTGTGAGTGGATTTGGGATTTTGCAAGCAATTATTGATCGTCCTGAATGGATCTTTCCCAAGGTTATTTTTGAGAGTTATCCAATCCCGATGGGCTTTAGTCCCGATCGCCGCATTCAGTCATTCTTTGGACATTTTAATGAAACCGCAGTTTACTTATTAACCATTATTCCGATCGCGTTTCATTTTGCCCTTGGGAAAGTTAAAAGCATTTCTAAATCTCAAAATTGGATTGCCCTAATTGCGCTTGCTTTGGGAATCTGTGTACTCATTCTTACAGGTTCTCGGAATGCTTGGGTATTAGCAATTTTAGAGTTTGTCGCCATTGCCCTGTACTACCGTCAATGGAAACTTGTAGCAGGATTTGGATTTGGAATGTTAATAATTGCATGGGCTGTGTTTGGGCAGAAATTTGGGTTAGGAGGTGAAGCATTGCGATCGCTATTACCAGAAGGATTTGTGAATCGCCTTGCTAGCACTGTCGATCCCAAACTAGGCGACTATGCTTCCACTGCCGATCGCTTAAATGCTTGGCAATTCGCGATATCGCTGATTTCGCAACATCCGATTCAAGGTTGGGGTTTACGCAATTTTCCCCTCATTGCTAAATCAATGAACTATGATTTGCATGGTTTACCCCATGAGCATAATTTGTTCTTAGCAATCGCTGTTGGTTCTGGGATACCCGCACTGTTAGGCTTTATCAGCATTATGATCTGGACAATTTGGAAATCGCTGCAATCTAAATTTGCTCCAGCTACCGAAGGTACAATGGTCATAACAGCGATCAGCATTACCGTATGTTTACTGTCGGGGTGGCTAGATTTAGTATTTTATGAACCACGCATTAGTATGCTGTTGTGGTCTTTGCTTGGCGCTATGTATGGATTAACTGGATTAACCACAACCTCAAAAGATGATGGAAACCGAATTTGA
- the groL gene encoding chaperonin GroEL (60 kDa chaperone family; promotes refolding of misfolded polypeptides especially under stressful conditions; forms two stacked rings of heptamers to form a barrel-shaped 14mer; ends can be capped by GroES; misfolded proteins enter the barrel where they are refolded when GroES binds), with protein MSKKIIYNEDARRALERGMDILAESVAVTLGPKGRNVVLEKKFGSPQIVNDGVTIAKEIELEDNVENTGVALIRQAASKTNDAAGDGTTTATVLAHAIVKEGLRNVAAGANSIALKRGIDKATTFLVGKIKEHAKPIEDSKAIAQVGTISAGNDEEVGAMIAQAMDKVGKEGVISLEEGKSMVTELEVTEGMRFDKGYISPYFVTDAERMEASFEEPLLLITDKKIALVQELVPVLEQVARAGRPLIIIAEDIEKEALATLVVNRLRGVLNVAAIKAPGFGDRRKAMLEDLAILTGAQVITEDAGLRLDSVKIDQLGKSRRVIITKDSTTIVADGNEAAVKTRVEQIRRQIEETESSYDKEKLQERLAKLSGGVAVIKVGAATETEMKDRKLRLEDAINATKAAVEEGIVPGGGTTLAHLAPELFTWANANLTGEELTGAIIVSKSLAAPVKRIAQNAGFNGAVIAENVREKSFNIGFNAATGEFEDMFAAGIVDPAKVTRSALQNAASIAGMILTTECIIVDKPEDKGAGAGGAMAAGGDFDY; from the coding sequence ATGTCTAAGAAAATTATTTACAACGAAGATGCACGTCGCGCCCTTGAGCGTGGTATGGATATTTTGGCGGAGTCCGTTGCTGTGACTCTTGGTCCTAAGGGTCGTAACGTAGTTCTTGAGAAGAAATTTGGTTCTCCTCAAATCGTTAATGATGGTGTCACCATTGCTAAGGAAATTGAACTAGAAGATAACGTTGAAAATACTGGTGTAGCTTTGATTCGTCAAGCTGCTTCTAAGACTAACGATGCTGCTGGTGATGGAACCACCACTGCAACCGTATTGGCTCATGCCATTGTTAAGGAAGGTCTGCGTAACGTAGCGGCTGGTGCTAACTCGATCGCTCTTAAGCGCGGTATCGATAAGGCAACTACTTTCTTGGTTGGCAAGATCAAGGAACATGCTAAGCCCATTGAAGATTCTAAGGCGATCGCTCAAGTTGGAACCATCTCTGCTGGTAATGATGAAGAAGTCGGCGCAATGATCGCTCAAGCGATGGACAAGGTTGGTAAGGAAGGTGTGATTTCCCTTGAAGAAGGTAAGTCCATGGTAACTGAACTCGAAGTTACCGAAGGTATGCGCTTTGATAAGGGCTATATCTCTCCTTACTTCGTTACCGATGCTGAGCGTATGGAAGCTTCCTTTGAAGAACCCTTGCTCTTGATCACCGACAAGAAGATTGCCCTCGTGCAAGAACTAGTACCTGTACTTGAGCAAGTTGCTCGTGCTGGTCGTCCTTTGATCATCATTGCTGAAGATATCGAGAAAGAAGCTCTAGCAACTCTCGTCGTCAACCGTCTCCGTGGCGTTCTCAACGTTGCTGCCATCAAGGCTCCTGGATTTGGCGATCGCCGCAAGGCAATGCTCGAAGACCTTGCTATCCTCACAGGCGCTCAAGTCATTACCGAAGATGCTGGTCTCCGTCTTGATTCCGTTAAGATTGATCAACTCGGTAAGTCTCGCCGCGTAATCATCACCAAGGACAGCACCACCATTGTTGCTGACGGTAACGAAGCCGCAGTTAAGACCCGTGTTGAGCAAATCCGTCGTCAAATCGAAGAAACTGAATCTTCCTACGACAAGGAAAAACTCCAAGAGCGTTTGGCTAAGCTCTCTGGTGGCGTAGCAGTAATCAAGGTTGGTGCTGCAACTGAAACCGAAATGAAGGATCGTAAGCTTCGTCTCGAAGATGCAATCAATGCAACCAAGGCTGCTGTAGAAGAAGGTATTGTCCCCGGTGGTGGTACAACCTTGGCTCACCTTGCTCCTGAGTTATTTACTTGGGCAAATGCTAACTTGACTGGCGAAGAGTTGACTGGTGCAATTATCGTTTCTAAGTCTTTAGCTGCTCCCGTTAAGCGCATCGCTCAAAACGCAGGCTTTAACGGCGCAGTAATCGCTGAAAATGTACGCGAAAAGTCATTTAATATTGGCTTCAATGCTGCTACTGGCGAATTTGAAGATATGTTTGCGGCTGGTATTGTTGATCCTGCGAAGGTGACTCGTTCTGCGCTACAAAACGCAGCATCGATCGCTGGCATGATCCTGACCACCGAGTGCATCATCGTTGATAAGCCTGAGGATAAGGGTGCTGGTGCTGGTGGCGCAATGGCTGCTGGTGGCGACTTCGACTACTAA
- a CDS encoding class I SAM-dependent methyltransferase, which translates to MQDLKNNSTDFQSNSGFRYHCPLCDSSLETFLPFGLDFPVLKEKSIIGGGQRDHALCPNCGSLDRERLVYLYLKNKTNIFEQPTKLLHMAPELKLENILRQQKNIDYLSADLYLERVMVKMDITNMAWEEATFDAIICNHILEHIIDDHLAMSELYRVLKPNGWAILQVPISYAIAQTYEDATMITPEQREQAFGQSDHVRIYSHDYCDRLKQVGFKVDVFEWIKDDQLFGGQENKFGLIKEERVFFVTK; encoded by the coding sequence ATGCAAGATTTAAAAAATAATTCAACTGACTTTCAAAGCAACTCTGGGTTTCGATACCACTGTCCACTCTGTGATTCTAGTTTAGAAACATTTTTACCTTTTGGTCTGGACTTTCCCGTACTGAAAGAAAAAAGCATTATTGGGGGTGGGCAACGCGATCATGCCCTCTGTCCTAACTGTGGATCACTTGATCGCGAACGATTAGTTTATTTGTACTTAAAAAACAAAACTAATATTTTTGAACAGCCTACAAAATTGCTACACATGGCTCCAGAACTCAAACTGGAAAACATCTTGAGACAGCAGAAAAATATTGATTATTTATCAGCCGATCTTTATCTAGAAAGGGTAATGGTCAAGATGGATATTACCAATATGGCTTGGGAGGAGGCTACATTTGACGCGATTATTTGCAATCACATTTTAGAGCATATTATTGATGATCATCTGGCGATGTCGGAGCTGTATCGAGTCTTAAAGCCTAATGGTTGGGCGATTTTACAAGTCCCAATTTCCTATGCGATCGCCCAAACCTACGAAGATGCCACGATGATTACACCAGAGCAACGTGAGCAAGCCTTTGGACAATCTGATCATGTCCGCATTTATAGCCATGATTACTGCGATCGCTTGAAGCAGGTTGGATTTAAAGTCGATGTTTTTGAGTGGATCAAAGATGACCAGTTATTTGGTGGTCAAGAAAATAAATTTGGCTTAATCAAAGAAGAGAGAGTCTTTTTTGTAACTAAATAG